A region of Deltaproteobacteria bacterium DNA encodes the following proteins:
- a CDS encoding DUF3455 domain-containing protein, whose amino-acid sequence MPRFGSAIALVLASCASTPRSQPTAVPQNLRVPDGQSLLLRAAARGAQIYACRVKAADPAAFEWALKAPEAELFDQSGARIGRHYAGPTWESADGSRVVGEVMQRSAVPGAVPWLLLRAKSSEGSGMLSGVKYIQRLDTVGGVAPSGGCDAAHEGTEARVDYSANYDFYGAR is encoded by the coding sequence ATGCCTCGATTCGGATCTGCCATCGCGCTCGTGCTCGCTTCTTGCGCCTCCACTCCGCGGTCGCAGCCAACGGCCGTTCCGCAAAATCTCCGTGTTCCAGACGGCCAGTCGCTCCTCCTGCGCGCGGCGGCGCGCGGCGCCCAGATCTACGCGTGCAGGGTGAAGGCAGCGGATCCGGCGGCATTCGAGTGGGCGCTCAAGGCGCCCGAAGCGGAGCTGTTCGATCAGAGTGGCGCCAGGATCGGCCGACACTACGCGGGCCCTACCTGGGAAAGCGCCGATGGAAGTCGCGTCGTCGGCGAAGTGATGCAGCGGTCGGCGGTGCCGGGCGCGGTGCCGTGGTTGCTCCTGCGCGCGAAGTCGAGCGAAGGCAGCGGCATGCTTTCGGGCGTGAAGTACATCCAGCGCCTCGACACCGTCGGTGGGGTCGCGCCATCCGGGGGCTGCGATGCGGCACATGAAGGCACGGAGGCGCGCGTGGATTATTCGGCGAACTATGACTTCTACGGCGCGCGCTGA